In a single window of the Campylobacter fetus subsp. testudinum 03-427 genome:
- the nuoN gene encoding NADH:quinone oxidoreductase I, membrane subunit N (Pfam match to PF00361.16 Proton_antipo_M) has product MIALLPFILSLAATFINIFLCVTKISKRYSINLNILFWAIIFISFFAVRSNFSNDFLIDFAVGFISLDEFSFCFGVVLSALMIIFLISSFYSDDEKFYKQEMFALASLASFGLLAMSLSVELILTLIFLEIASISIYAMIAMNSVEYKSVEAAFKYFLLSSFMSAFYLLGAAFVFGVAGSTKYSFIATGLNSDFLSIIGIILVLSMMFFKIAIFGFYRWSIDVYYGSNLNIAGFLASAFKLASFAILIKLCFLYPGNNIEILQGIFAILAVLSMFAGNLLSLKETNVKKILIAAGIVHSGYIFINLSSVGASVSIYPAIFYLSTYTIVVGFSFAILNGLFGDREIKISDLSGLYKVRPTEAFALTVICLSFIGFPYSVGFLGKLFIFSSAIESGKSYLAIFGIINTIFSVYYYLKIIISIYFSENKTALSCEDSKKFGLKLLALSSILFILLEGSGVFSITSFLNLFIK; this is encoded by the coding sequence ATGATAGCGCTGTTACCTTTTATTCTCTCTTTGGCGGCTACGTTTATAAACATATTTTTATGTGTTACTAAGATATCAAAACGATATTCTATAAATTTAAATATCTTGTTTTGGGCTATAATTTTTATATCTTTTTTTGCCGTTCGTTCTAATTTTTCAAATGACTTTTTGATAGATTTTGCTGTTGGATTTATATCTCTTGATGAGTTTTCATTCTGTTTTGGTGTAGTTTTGTCCGCGCTTATGATAATTTTTTTAATTTCTAGTTTTTATAGCGATGATGAGAAATTCTACAAACAAGAGATGTTTGCACTCGCATCTTTAGCTAGTTTTGGCTTGTTGGCTATGAGCCTTAGCGTGGAGCTGATACTTACTCTTATATTTTTAGAAATAGCTTCTATAAGCATTTATGCTATGATAGCTATGAATAGCGTTGAATACAAAAGCGTTGAAGCTGCGTTTAAATACTTTTTATTGTCATCATTTATGAGTGCATTTTATCTGCTTGGGGCGGCTTTTGTATTTGGAGTGGCTGGATCTACAAAATACTCTTTTATAGCAACTGGATTGAACAGCGATTTTTTAAGCATTATAGGGATAATTTTGGTGCTTTCTATGATGTTTTTCAAGATAGCGATTTTTGGATTTTATAGATGGAGCATAGATGTGTATTACGGCTCAAATTTAAATATAGCCGGCTTTTTAGCGTCTGCTTTTAAACTTGCTAGTTTTGCCATTTTGATCAAGCTTTGTTTTTTATATCCGGGTAATAATATAGAAATTTTACAAGGTATCTTTGCTATTTTAGCAGTTTTAAGTATGTTTGCTGGGAATTTACTATCTCTTAAAGAGACAAATGTTAAAAAAATACTCATTGCCGCTGGAATCGTGCATTCAGGATATATTTTTATAAATTTATCCTCTGTTGGCGCTTCTGTTTCCATATATCCAGCTATTTTTTATCTATCTACATATACTATAGTAGTTGGTTTTTCATTTGCTATTTTAAATGGGCTTTTTGGAGACAGAGAGATAAAAATATCTGATTTAAGCGGACTTTATAAAGTGCGTCCTACTGAGGCTTTTGCTCTTACTGTGATCTGTTTGTCTTTTATCGGATTTCCTTATAGTGTTGGATTTTTGGGTAAATTGTTTATATTTTCTAGTGCTATAGAAAGTGGTAAGTCCTATTTGGCTATTTTTGGTATAATTAATACTATATTTTCAGTATATTATTACCTAAAAATTATCATCAGCATATATTTTAGTGAGAACAAAACTGCTCTATCTTGCGAAGATAGTAAGAAATTTGGTTTAAAACTGCTTGCTTTGAGCTCTATTTTATTTATACTTTTAGAGGGAAGCGGCGTATTTTCTATAACATCTTTTTTAAATTTATTTATCAAATAA
- the cbiK gene encoding Co/Ni ABC transporter CbiKLMQO, periplasmic substrate-binding protein CbiK (Pfam match to PF10670.5 DUF4198) has product MKAKFLVVPAIVGVFAVSAFAHFGVVIPSSSTVNDEKEAKMSITYRFTHPFEQMMMNMEKPVETGVFVDGKKNPISNLTEKKDGKMSYYTANYEVKNPGMYQFYVDPKPYFEAAEDKFIRHITKTVVNAYGFGEGWDTPIGLKAEIVPLSRPYGLYKGNLFSGIVLYKGERAKNVTVEVEYYNSKGLKAPSEDFITQEVKTNELGEFSFAMPLAGWWGFAALIDDDETIKKDGKAYPVELGAVIWVETKEY; this is encoded by the coding sequence ATGAAAGCTAAATTTCTAGTAGTTCCTGCGATTGTAGGCGTATTTGCCGTAAGCGCGTTTGCGCATTTTGGAGTAGTGATTCCGTCTAGTTCGACTGTGAATGACGAAAAAGAGGCGAAAATGAGTATAACTTATAGATTTACTCATCCCTTTGAACAGATGATGATGAATATGGAAAAACCGGTTGAAACAGGAGTATTTGTAGATGGAAAGAAAAATCCAATATCAAATTTAACCGAGAAAAAAGATGGCAAAATGAGCTATTACACTGCAAATTATGAAGTAAAAAATCCCGGAATGTATCAGTTTTATGTTGATCCAAAGCCGTATTTTGAAGCAGCTGAAGATAAGTTCATAAGACACATTACAAAAACAGTTGTAAATGCTTATGGATTTGGTGAGGGCTGGGACACACCTATTGGTTTAAAAGCTGAAATAGTACCTCTTAGCAGACCTTATGGATTATATAAAGGAAATCTTTTCTCAGGTATAGTTCTATATAAAGGCGAAAGAGCTAAAAATGTTACGGTTGAGGTCGAGTACTACAACTCAAAAGGTTTAAAAGCGCCTTCTGAGGATTTTATCACTCAAGAAGTCAAGACAAATGAGCTTGGTGAGTTTAGTTTTGCGATGCCTCTTGCTGGCTGGTGGGGATTTGCAGCTTTGATAGATGATGACGAGACTATCAAAAAAGACGGCAAAGCTTATCCGGTTGAACTTGGCGCAGTTATTTGGGTCGAGACTAAAGAGTACTAA
- the cbiM gene encoding Co/Ni ABC transporter CbiKLMQO, membrane protein CbiM (Pfam match to PF01891.12 CbiM): MHISEGVLKPEIIVPAAVIAGIWVVYLLYKLKFNDIPKIACMSAMFFIASFIHIPIGPTSIHLILSGLVGAFLGFNAILAIFVALLLQALLFGYGGITVLGVNLLMIASPAIFGLYFLRLSFKKFRVLNWFLVGFVPILISSVILSLILALNGNEFLPVATLAFVSNLALMVIEGMISLFGISFIYKVNKDLLK, from the coding sequence ATGCATATCAGCGAAGGAGTATTAAAACCAGAAATCATAGTTCCAGCAGCGGTGATCGCAGGTATTTGGGTAGTGTATTTGCTATATAAGTTGAAATTTAATGATATTCCTAAGATAGCTTGCATGAGCGCTATGTTTTTTATAGCGTCTTTCATACATATTCCGATTGGACCGACGTCGATTCACTTGATTTTGAGCGGTTTGGTTGGAGCGTTTTTAGGATTTAACGCCATTTTGGCTATATTTGTAGCTTTGCTTTTACAAGCTTTGTTATTTGGATACGGTGGTATAACCGTGCTTGGAGTAAATCTTTTGATGATAGCGTCTCCTGCTATATTTGGTTTGTATTTTTTAAGGCTTTCGTTTAAGAAATTTAGAGTTTTGAATTGGTTTTTAGTCGGATTTGTTCCGATTCTTATCTCATCAGTGATTTTAAGTTTAATTTTAGCTTTAAACGGAAATGAGTTTTTACCGGTTGCGACTCTGGCTTTTGTTTCAAATTTGGCTTTGATGGTGATCGAGGGTATGATATCTCTATTTGGAATATCTTTTATTTATAAAGTAAATAAGGATTTATTAAAATGA
- the cbiL gene encoding Co/Ni ABC transporter CbiKLMQO, membrane protein CbiL: MIKFMLIVCAAVALNAHSLKVFAKEENGFVLIKSYFYGNSPCKECKVELIKDNKILSTLQTDSNGEAKAKIVASEFDILVDGGLAHEKRVSFKAENPLPIDTDDSDTMYVVKFIGAFAAIAVIFGGLYLVKRRRIICS, translated from the coding sequence ATGATAAAATTTATGCTTATAGTTTGCGCAGCAGTTGCTTTAAATGCACACTCATTAAAGGTATTTGCTAAAGAAGAAAACGGTTTTGTGCTCATCAAAAGCTATTTTTACGGTAATTCGCCTTGCAAAGAGTGTAAAGTTGAGCTTATAAAAGATAATAAAATTCTAAGTACGCTACAAACAGATTCAAACGGTGAAGCTAAGGCAAAAATCGTAGCTAGCGAGTTTGATATCTTAGTAGATGGTGGGCTTGCGCATGAAAAGAGAGTGAGTTTCAAAGCTGAAAATCCGCTTCCGATAGATACCGATGATAGCGACACGATGTATGTTGTTAAGTTTATAGGTGCATTTGCAGCTATCGCAGTTATATTTGGTGGTTTATACCTTGTAAAAAGAAGGCGGATTATTTGCAGTTAA
- the cbiQ gene encoding Co/Ni ABC transporter CbiKLMQO, membrane protein CbiQ (Pfam match to PF02361.12 CbiQ), whose protein sequence is MQLNLSCGLVCLVIFSFKVALSSSIDATFFLPILFLLFIKFKNILSLIKKMIFLNLFIILVALSVMIYENYHLAALIFIRSNLIIFFGLSIFSTANSYDIAISVSNLKLGDKISAMFYFTVKFIDEFKSEFQRIKQTLKARGFKPCSSLFTYKTYGNLVAMLFLSAFHKSQMLEKTFICRGFQGKFYTQNRQKIGILDIILLVFTIFIYILSLGKII, encoded by the coding sequence TTGCAGTTAAATTTATCTTGCGGCTTGGTCTGTCTTGTGATATTTAGCTTTAAAGTAGCGCTTAGCAGCAGCATTGACGCTACTTTTTTTCTACCTATACTGTTTTTGCTGTTTATTAAATTTAAAAATATCTTATCTTTAATCAAAAAAATGATATTTTTAAATTTATTCATCATTTTAGTTGCTTTAAGTGTTATGATATACGAAAACTACCATTTAGCAGCGCTTATTTTTATAAGATCAAATTTAATTATATTTTTTGGATTGTCGATCTTTAGTACAGCAAATTCGTACGATATCGCCATATCTGTTTCAAATTTAAAACTAGGAGACAAAATAAGCGCTATGTTTTATTTCACCGTGAAATTTATAGACGAGTTTAAATCCGAGTTTCAAAGAATCAAGCAAACGCTTAAAGCAAGAGGATTTAAGCCTTGTAGCTCGCTTTTTACATATAAAACATATGGAAATTTGGTAGCGATGCTGTTTCTGAGTGCATTTCATAAATCTCAAATGTTGGAAAAAACATTTATATGTAGAGGATTTCAGGGTAAATTTTACACCCAAAATAGGCAGAAAATAGGTATTTTGGATATAATTTTATTGGTATTTACTATCTTTATATACATTTTAAGCTTAGGAAAAATCATATGA
- the cbiO gene encoding Co/Ni ABC transporter CbiKLMQO, ATP-binding protein CbiO (Pfam match to PF00005.23 ABC_tran), translating into MSCTLSFKNISAKIGDRTLFSNLNLNAGHKDKIAIIGSNGCGKTTLLEIIGGLRDPDSGEIEIFHNAILNLKEYQKYRHLIGYLFQNSDDQFICPNVFEDVVFGLLAVGVQRKIADKKAKEILKELDIWHLRDKIVFHLSGGEKKLVALAGVLVNEPQILLLDEPTAALDFDMQEKVADLLIKLDITQIIVSHDKEFISRVANKMYYLSKDGLRLGG; encoded by the coding sequence ATGAGTTGTACCCTTAGTTTTAAAAATATCTCTGCTAAAATAGGGGATAGAACTCTTTTTTCAAATTTAAATTTAAATGCAGGGCATAAAGATAAAATAGCGATAATAGGCTCAAATGGTTGTGGTAAAACAACATTGCTTGAGATAATAGGTGGGCTTAGAGATCCTGATAGCGGGGAAATAGAGATATTTCATAATGCTATTTTAAATTTAAAAGAGTATCAAAAATATAGGCATTTGATTGGGTATTTGTTTCAAAATAGCGATGATCAATTTATCTGTCCAAATGTATTTGAAGATGTTGTTTTTGGCTTACTTGCAGTAGGTGTGCAAAGAAAAATAGCCGATAAAAAAGCCAAAGAGATCTTAAAAGAGCTTGATATATGGCATTTAAGAGATAAGATAGTTTTTCATCTTTCAGGCGGTGAAAAAAAGCTTGTTGCGTTAGCTGGAGTGCTAGTAAATGAGCCTCAAATTTTACTGCTTGATGAGCCAACTGCTGCGCTTGATTTTGATATGCAAGAAAAAGTAGCAGATCTGCTTATTAAACTTGATATAACTCAGATCATAGTATCTCACGACAAAGAGTTTATAAGCAGAGTTGCAAATAAAATGTACTATTTAAGCAAAGATGGGTTGAGGCTTGGTGGTTGA
- the topA gene encoding DNA topoisomerase I (Pfam matches to PF01131.16 Topoisom_bac, and to PF01751.18 Toprim, and to PF01396.15 zf-C4_Topoisom, and to PF01396.15 zf-C4_Topoisom, and to PF01396.15 zf-C4_Topoisom), whose translation MSKLIIVESPAKAKTIKNFLGSEYKVIASKGHIRDLPKSSFGIKIEDDKFTPEYRVSSDHSAIVKEIKDLAKSADTIYLATDEDREGEAIAYHIAAAIGKKPEMLPRIVFHEITKSAIQNALENPRSLNMDSVNAQQARRLLDRIVGYKLSPLLNSKIQRGLSAGRVQSSALKILVDKEREIRNFKPIEYFSIDTKFKKDLEAELVEFEGSKIEKLTITNKDRAKFIVDKIKDEGFSVANVESKERKISPQPPFMTSTLQQSASNRLGFSPKKTMMLAQNLYEGVQTNNGFMGAITYMRTDSLNLAKEAISAARDLIKEEFGDKYLPKSANFYTTKNKGAQEAHEAIRPTNLSFTPAEAAKFLEKDLLKLYTLIYNRFLACQMSASVSQTQNIFIKSKSSIFKISGRKLVFDGFYKVYGDLDKDKILPNLNVGDKMELESLSSQSHFTEPPSRYSEAGLVKKLESLGIGRPSTYAPTISLLTSRDYVKVDKKQLIPNEIAFNITSMLEEHFNDIVDSDFTSKMEEKLDDIAENKADWQEVLSKFYHPFMQKIDYGKKNIKSQKITEPIGEKCPECGGELVKRKGRFGEFIACLNFPKCKYSRNLKNEAKVEKKEPQKIGVACPQCGGDIVERFSKKGKFFGCANYPKCNFISKYQPTDQKCPQCGKMMVYKELKKGNFYECSACKFKKEGNDNE comes from the coding sequence ATGAGCAAGTTAATTATCGTAGAATCTCCAGCCAAAGCAAAAACTATAAAAAATTTTTTGGGCAGCGAGTATAAAGTTATAGCTAGTAAAGGTCACATCAGAGATCTTCCAAAGTCTAGCTTCGGCATAAAAATAGAAGATGATAAATTCACACCAGAGTACAGAGTAAGCAGCGATCACAGCGCTATAGTAAAAGAGATAAAAGATCTAGCAAAGAGTGCAGATACCATATATCTAGCTACTGATGAGGATAGAGAGGGTGAAGCTATAGCGTATCATATAGCAGCCGCAATCGGTAAAAAACCTGAGATGCTTCCAAGAATAGTATTTCACGAGATAACAAAGTCAGCCATACAAAACGCATTAGAAAATCCACGTAGTTTAAATATGGATAGCGTAAATGCTCAACAAGCAAGAAGACTTTTAGATAGGATAGTTGGTTATAAATTAAGTCCGCTTCTAAACTCAAAAATCCAAAGAGGTCTTAGTGCAGGGCGCGTTCAGAGTTCGGCTTTGAAGATATTAGTAGATAAAGAGCGCGAAATAAGAAACTTCAAGCCTATAGAGTATTTTAGCATAGATACTAAATTTAAAAAAGATTTAGAAGCTGAACTGGTCGAGTTTGAGGGTTCTAAGATAGAAAAGCTTACCATAACAAACAAAGATCGTGCAAAATTTATAGTTGATAAGATAAAAGATGAGGGCTTTAGCGTTGCAAATGTAGAGAGCAAAGAGCGAAAGATAAGCCCTCAACCTCCGTTTATGACTTCTACTTTGCAACAAAGTGCTTCAAATAGACTTGGATTTAGTCCTAAAAAAACTATGATGTTAGCCCAAAATTTATACGAAGGCGTACAGACAAATAACGGTTTTATGGGCGCTATAACATATATGAGAACAGATAGTTTAAATTTAGCCAAAGAAGCTATAAGCGCAGCTAGAGATCTGATCAAAGAGGAATTTGGCGATAAGTATCTTCCAAAATCTGCAAATTTTTACACTACAAAAAATAAAGGAGCTCAAGAAGCTCATGAGGCAATTCGTCCTACAAATTTAAGCTTTACTCCAGCAGAGGCGGCTAAGTTTTTAGAAAAAGATCTGCTAAAACTCTATACTCTTATATACAATAGATTTTTGGCTTGTCAGATGTCTGCAAGCGTATCGCAAACTCAAAATATATTTATAAAAAGCAAAAGTAGTATTTTTAAAATTTCGGGCAGAAAGCTTGTATTTGATGGATTTTACAAAGTTTATGGTGATCTTGATAAAGATAAAATTCTTCCTAATTTAAATGTAGGCGATAAAATGGAGCTTGAAAGCTTAAGCAGCCAAAGTCATTTTACTGAGCCACCATCGAGGTATTCAGAAGCTGGTTTAGTAAAAAAACTCGAAAGTCTTGGTATAGGCAGACCAAGTACGTATGCCCCGACTATTTCTTTGCTTACTAGCAGGGATTACGTAAAAGTAGATAAAAAACAGCTTATTCCAAATGAGATAGCATTTAATATAACTAGTATGCTTGAAGAGCATTTTAATGATATAGTAGATAGCGATTTTACATCTAAAATGGAAGAGAAACTTGATGATATAGCAGAAAATAAAGCGGATTGGCAAGAGGTTTTATCTAAATTTTATCATCCTTTTATGCAAAAAATAGATTATGGTAAAAAAAATATAAAGAGTCAAAAAATAACCGAACCCATAGGTGAAAAGTGCCCTGAGTGCGGCGGTGAGCTTGTAAAGCGAAAAGGAAGATTTGGTGAGTTTATCGCTTGTTTAAATTTCCCAAAATGTAAATATTCTAGAAATTTAAAAAATGAAGCCAAAGTTGAGAAAAAAGAGCCGCAAAAAATCGGCGTAGCATGTCCTCAGTGCGGTGGCGATATAGTTGAGAGATTTAGCAAAAAAGGTAAATTTTTTGGGTGTGCAAACTATCCAAAATGCAACTTTATAAGTAAATATCAGCCTACAGATCAAAAATGCCCACAATGTGGTAAAATGATGGTTTATAAAGAGCTTAAAAAAGGCAATTTTTACGAATGTTCTGCTTGTAAATTTAAAAAAGAAGGGAATGACAATGAGTAA
- the bioB gene encoding biotin synthetase (Pfam matches to PF04055.17 Radical_SAM, and to PF06968.9 BATS) produces MSKMVMLCAICNVSSGNCAEDCAYCTQSAHIKADIPKFKQKNLEQILNEAKIASKNHALGFCLVTSGLGLDDKKLEFICEAATMLRKETPNLMLIACNGSASYESLKELKKVGIFSYNHNLETSREFFPQICTTHSWDDRFNTNLNAKKAGLELCCGGIYGLGESLDDRLSFRASLKELNPFSSPINFFIPNSALKIKQPLLSTDEALGIIRDTAKTLPQCRIMVAGGREVVLGDRQYEILENGASAIVIGDYLTTSGEVASRDIEELRKRGFEFASQCH; encoded by the coding sequence ATGAGTAAAATGGTAATGCTTTGTGCTATCTGTAATGTCAGTAGCGGAAATTGCGCTGAAGACTGTGCATACTGCACCCAAAGTGCGCATATAAAAGCTGATATTCCTAAATTTAAGCAAAAAAATTTAGAGCAGATACTAAATGAAGCTAAAATCGCTAGTAAAAATCATGCTCTTGGATTTTGTCTTGTGACTAGTGGTTTAGGACTTGATGATAAAAAGCTTGAGTTTATATGTGAAGCTGCAACAATGTTACGAAAAGAAACACCAAATTTGATGTTGATAGCTTGTAACGGATCTGCTAGTTACGAAAGCTTAAAAGAACTTAAAAAAGTCGGGATATTTAGTTACAATCATAACTTAGAAACAAGTCGTGAGTTTTTTCCTCAAATTTGCACAACTCATAGTTGGGATGATAGGTTTAATACGAATTTAAATGCTAAAAAAGCCGGTCTTGAGCTATGTTGTGGCGGAATTTACGGACTTGGAGAGAGCTTAGATGATAGGCTTAGTTTTAGAGCTAGTCTAAAAGAACTAAATCCTTTTTCAAGTCCGATTAATTTTTTTATACCGAATTCTGCTTTGAAAATCAAACAGCCGCTTTTAAGCACTGATGAAGCTTTGGGAATTATAAGGGATACTGCTAAAACATTGCCTCAATGTCGTATAATGGTAGCTGGAGGCAGGGAAGTAGTGTTAGGCGATAGACAGTATGAGATACTAGAAAATGGAGCTAGTGCTATAGTTATAGGTGATTATCTAACCACTAGCGGAGAGGTTGCTAGTAGAGATATAGAAGAGCTTAGAAAAAGAGGCTTTGAGTTTGCATCACAGTGCCATTAA